In Falsibacillus pallidus, the DNA window GCAAAGGGGATACATAAAAAACCAATGGCGGAATTCACCATCGGCTTGATGATTCAATACGTAAAGCAGCTCGGTGCGTTCCGGGACCAGCAGCGTGAAGGCATCTGGCGGCCTGATCTGAAAATGGGTGAGCTGTCAGGCAAAAACCTGATGATTGTCGGAGCGGGAGCAATCGGAACCGAGATAGCAAAAGCAGCAAACTTCTTTGGAATGGCTGTTTATGGTGTAAACTCAACCGGTAAGCCCATAAAGAATTTTCAGGATATGTACACAATCGAATCATTCAAAGAAGCCCTTCCTATTATGGATTTTATCATCAACATCTTGCCGAGCACTGATAAAACGAAATATCTTTATCAAAAAGAGCATTTCACGGCTATGAAGGAGACAGCCGTCTTTATCAATATCGGTAGAGGGGATGCGGTTTCTGAGGAAGTTTTGATTGAAGCTCTGGAGGAAGAACGAATTGCCCACGCATTTATGGATGTATTTGAAACAGAACCGCTGCCTGAGGGCCATCCATTTTGGAAATTAAAAAATCTGACGCTCACTCCACACGTTTCGAGCCATTCGGATGACTATTTGCCAAGGGCATTTGAAATATTTAAGCATAATCTTCATACATATATCAATAATAAAAACAACTTTATGAACGTGGTAGATCCAAAGAGGGGGTATTAGAAGATGAAAATCTATACAAAAACAGGGGATAAAGGAACGACATCATTAGTATATGGACAGCGTGTATCCAAAAGCGACCTGAGAGT includes these proteins:
- a CDS encoding D-2-hydroxyacid dehydrogenase; the protein is MDVLFTFSPPEELLKPLKQVEADLNLHTVSSIDEENGLLAEAEVLVTFGEDLTEGHIRKAQKVKWIMVVSAGLEKMPLDAIAERGILLTNAKGIHKKPMAEFTIGLMIQYVKQLGAFRDQQREGIWRPDLKMGELSGKNLMIVGAGAIGTEIAKAANFFGMAVYGVNSTGKPIKNFQDMYTIESFKEALPIMDFIINILPSTDKTKYLYQKEHFTAMKETAVFINIGRGDAVSEEVLIEALEEERIAHAFMDVFETEPLPEGHPFWKLKNLTLTPHVSSHSDDYLPRAFEIFKHNLHTYINNKNNFMNVVDPKRGY